A single region of the Pseudomonas mandelii genome encodes:
- the ppk1 gene encoding polyphosphate kinase 1: MNTEGLTEVAVKEAQPVVEQIAETPPELEPAPPAAVTETATAAPAIAIPGLDDSSLYIHRELSQLQFNIRVLEQALDESYPLLERLKFLLIFSSNLDEFFEIRVAGLKKQITFAREQAGADGLQPHQALARISELVHGHVDRQYAILNDILLPELEKHQVRFIRRRHWTTKIKTWVRRYFRDEIAPIITPIGLDPTHPFPLLVNKSLNFIVELEGIDAFGRDSGLAIIPAPRLLPRVIKLPEEVGGSGDNYVFLSSMIHAHADDLFQGMKVKGCYQFRLTRNADLAVDTEDVEDLARALRGELFSRRYGDAVRLEVADTCPKHLSDYLLKQFNLHETELYQVNGPVNLTRLFSITGLDSQRALQYTPFTPQIPKLLQNSENIFSVISKQDILLLHPFESFTPVVDLLRQAAKDPHVLAVRQTLYRSGANSEIVDALVDAARNGKEVTAVIELRARFDEESNLQLASRLQAAGAVVIYGVVGFKTHAKMMLILRREAGEIVRYAHLGTGNYHAANARLYTDYSLLTSDDALCEDVGKLFSQLIGMGKTLRMKKLLHAPFTLKKGMLDMIARETQFALDGKPAHIIAKFNSLTDPKIIRALYKASQSGVRIDLVVRGMCCLRPGIAGVSHNIHVRSIIGRFLEHTRVFYFLNGGEEQMFLSSADWMERNLDKRVETCFPVEGKKLIMRVKKELELYLTDNTHSWSLQADGRYIRNTPTGNQNPRSAQATLLERLGSPILAVR; encoded by the coding sequence ATGAATACCGAAGGACTCACTGAAGTTGCCGTAAAAGAAGCTCAACCCGTGGTCGAGCAAATCGCCGAGACGCCGCCGGAGCTGGAACCCGCTCCACCCGCGGCGGTGACCGAAACCGCAACAGCGGCGCCAGCGATTGCCATTCCCGGTCTGGATGACAGCAGCCTGTATATCCATCGCGAGCTCTCGCAACTGCAGTTCAACATCCGCGTGCTGGAACAGGCGCTGGATGAGTCCTACCCGTTGCTGGAGCGGCTGAAGTTCCTGCTGATCTTCTCCAGCAACCTGGACGAGTTCTTCGAGATTCGCGTGGCTGGCCTGAAGAAGCAGATCACCTTCGCCCGTGAGCAGGCCGGTGCCGATGGTCTGCAACCGCATCAGGCCCTGGCCCGCATCAGCGAGCTGGTACACGGTCACGTCGACCGTCAGTACGCGATCCTCAATGACATTTTGTTGCCGGAACTGGAAAAACATCAGGTCCGCTTCATCCGTCGGCGTCACTGGACCACCAAGATCAAGACCTGGGTGCGCCGCTATTTCCGCGACGAGATTGCGCCGATCATCACCCCGATCGGCCTCGACCCGACGCACCCGTTCCCGTTGCTGGTGAACAAGAGCCTGAACTTCATCGTCGAGCTCGAAGGCATCGACGCCTTCGGTCGCGATTCCGGTCTGGCGATCATCCCCGCGCCACGCTTGCTGCCGCGCGTGATCAAGTTGCCGGAAGAAGTGGGCGGCTCGGGCGACAACTATGTATTCCTGTCGTCGATGATCCACGCGCACGCCGATGACCTGTTCCAGGGCATGAAGGTCAAGGGCTGCTACCAGTTCCGCCTGACCCGAAACGCTGACCTCGCGGTCGATACCGAAGACGTGGAAGACCTGGCCCGCGCCCTGCGCGGCGAGCTGTTCTCCCGTCGCTACGGTGACGCGGTGCGCCTGGAAGTGGCCGACACGTGCCCGAAACACCTGTCCGACTACTTGCTCAAGCAGTTCAACCTGCACGAGACCGAGCTGTATCAGGTCAACGGTCCGGTCAACCTGACCCGCCTGTTCAGCATCACCGGCCTGGACAGTCAGCGAGCGCTGCAATACACGCCGTTCACCCCGCAGATCCCGAAACTGCTGCAGAACAGCGAGAACATCTTCAGCGTGATCAGCAAGCAGGACATCCTGCTGCTGCACCCGTTCGAGTCCTTCACTCCCGTGGTCGACCTGCTGCGCCAGGCCGCGAAGGACCCGCATGTATTGGCGGTCCGCCAGACTCTGTACCGCTCCGGCGCCAACTCGGAAATTGTCGATGCGCTGGTGGATGCCGCGCGTAACGGCAAGGAAGTCACCGCGGTAATCGAGTTGCGTGCGCGCTTCGACGAAGAGTCCAACCTGCAACTGGCCAGCCGTCTGCAAGCGGCCGGTGCGGTGGTGATTTACGGCGTGGTGGGCTTCAAGACCCACGCCAAGATGATGCTGATTCTGCGTCGCGAAGCCGGCGAGATCGTGCGTTACGCCCACTTGGGTACCGGCAACTACCACGCGGCCAACGCCCGTCTGTACACCGACTACAGCTTGCTGACCTCGGACGACGCCTTGTGCGAAGACGTCGGCAAACTGTTCAGCCAGCTTATCGGCATGGGGAAAACCCTGCGCATGAAGAAGCTGCTGCACGCGCCATTCACGTTGAAGAAGGGCATGCTCGACATGATTGCCCGGGAAACCCAGTTCGCCCTCGATGGCAAACCGGCGCACATCATCGCCAAATTCAACTCGCTGACCGATCCGAAGATCATCCGCGCGCTGTACAAGGCCAGTCAGTCCGGGGTGCGTATCGATCTGGTGGTGCGCGGCATGTGCTGCCTGCGTCCGGGTATCGCCGGGGTGTCGCACAACATCCATGTGCGCTCGATCATCGGGCGTTTCCTGGAGCACACCCGGGTGTTCTACTTCCTCAATGGCGGTGAAGAGCAGATGTTCCTGTCCAGCGCCGACTGGATGGAGCGCAACCTCGACAAGCGCGTAGAGACTTGCTTCCCGGTCGAGGGCAAGAAGCTGATCATGAGGGTCAAGAAAGAGCTGGAGCTTTATCTGACCGACAACACCCACAGCTGGAGCCTGCAGGCGGACGGTCGCTACATCCGCAACACGCCGACCGGCAACCAGAACCCGCGCAGCGCGCAGGCGACCTTGCTGGAGCGACTGGGCAGCCCGATTCTCGCCGTTCGCTGA